The Lycium barbarum isolate Lr01 chromosome 10, ASM1917538v2, whole genome shotgun sequence genome includes a region encoding these proteins:
- the LOC132616157 gene encoding aspartic proteinase 36, which translates to MDLRRKGCLILLLVLVLVVKGESNNVVFNVKHKYGGRARVHTVLNELKEHDSRRHGRMLAAVDFQLGGNGQPTDAALYYTKLTIGTPSKDYHVQVDTGSDILWVNCAGCARCPSKSSLGIDLTLYDLKASATGKSVSCDQEFCTDMFNAPYSDCRVGSPCEYQVTYGDGSSTSGYFVKDYIHFDQVSGDLKTTTMNSSIAFGCSSKQSGELGSSTQAVDGIIGFGQANSSLISQLALSGKVNKVFSHCLDGSNGGGIFAVGQVVQPKVKSTPLVPNEPHYNVVMKGIEINGKALDVSTTIFDAGSNRGTIIDSGTTLAYLPSKVYSALMDTLMVKQPALPTHLVEGSFHCFFYSKKIDDGFPVVTFQFANSLSLKVYPHDYLFQVGENEWCIGWQDSGMQTKDGKEITLLGDLVLSNKVVVYDLENQSVGWTEYNCSSSIKVRDGTSGKVYSVGSHNISSASTLKSRMVFTFFILVISILCNLLK; encoded by the exons ATGGATCTGAGGAGAAAAGGGTGTTTAATATTGTTATTGGTTTTGGTGTTGGTGGTGAAGGGAGAAAGTAATAATGTAGTGTTTAATGTGAAGCATAAATATGGTGGGCGTGCTAGAGTTCATACAGTGTTGAATGAACTGAAAGAGCATGATAGTCGACGCCACGGTAGAATGCTTGCTGCCGTTGACTTCCAATTGGGTGGCAATGGTCAACCCACTGATGCCGC GCTGTATTACACTAAACTTACAATCGGAACTCCTTCAAAGGACTATCATGTCCAGGTAGATACTGGAAGCGACATCTTATGGGTGAATTGTGCTGGCTGTGCCAGATGTCCTTCAAAAAGCAGTCTTGGG ATAGACTTGACGCTGTATGACTTAAAAGCCTCAGCAACAGGAAAAAGCGTTTCTTGCGACCAAGAATTCTGCACTGATATGTTCAATGCACCCTACTCAGATTGCAGGGTGGGATCACCCTGTGAATATCAGGTTACTTATGGAGACGGCAGCTCTACTTCTGGATACTTTGTAAAAGATTACATTCATTTTGATCAAGTCTCTGGGGATCTTAAAACCACTACTATGAATAGCTCCATAGCATTTGG GTGCTCATCTAAACAATCAGGAGAGCTAGGCTCATCTACTCAAGCAGTTGACGGAATAATTGGCTTCGGACAAGCAAACTCATCCCTTATTTCACAGCTAGCTCTATCTGGGAAGGTGAACAAGGTTTTTTCACATTGCCTAGATGGCAGTAATGGTGGCGGCATATTTGCCGTTGGACAAGTTGTTCAGCCAAAAGTAAAGTCAACACCACTAGTCCCGAATGA GCCACATTATAACGTCGTCATGAAGGGAATTGAGATTAATGGGAAAGCTCTAGACGTCTCTACAACTATCTTTGATGCGGGATCCAACAGAGGAACAATAATTGACAGCGGTACAACGTTAGCATATCTTCCTAGCAAGGTCTATAGTGCTCTCATGGACACG TTGATGGTGAAGCAGCCAGCTCTACCGACTCATCTTGTTGAGGGGAGCTTCCACTGCTTTTTCTACAGTAAAAA GATTGATGATGGTTTCCCAGTTGTAACCTTTCAGTTTGCTAATTCTCTGTCTTTGAAAGTTTATCCCCACGATTATCTTTTCCAAGTTGGC GAAAATGAATGGTGTATTGGTTGGCAGGACAGTGGAATGCAGACAAAGGATGGAAAGGAAATAACTCTATTAGGAG ATCTTGTGTTATCCAACAAGGTTGTTGTTTATGATCTTGAAAACCAGAGTGTTGGCTGGACTGAATATAACT GCTCTTCGAGCATCAAAGTCAGAGATGGAACTTCTGGAAAAGTGTATAGTGTGGGTTCTCACAATATTTCATCAGCTTCTACCTTGAAATCAAGAATGGTTTTTACATTCTTCATACTAGTAATCTCCATCCTATGCAACTTGTTGAAGTGA